A genomic window from Flavobacterium azooxidireducens includes:
- a CDS encoding T9SS type B sorting domain-containing protein: MSKLALINRKFLFLLFFHLFFFNFSFAQLSDFTLQVASTNETCTANGTLTFTVSGITAGASVTYSVYKLPDLITPVAVLNTSTLNGLTSGTYTVIATQTFGALSNSQVQTVDIQDLTVVLTYQLIGQNELCGSDGVISVNVLTGTAQSYEIISGPVTVPLQTTNVFTGLTGGTYVVRVFDVCGDASVQTFILFSSQTSLTVEVESGAEWLNCTTSTVALSVLPGNGMIVYPLTIQFTINPPNANQIIINQTINSLGEEYIIVQGYQIFDGETYSYSYTITDACGNEVTGDGSLTHSNPSPAALELEKNCEEISYYINHAQSATIISAPATYLTNAIPYTMPIGGNGFPVTGFLVEGNYVITGVDICGNDFQLSIQVQIPEPEPPTAIEIDSACQGKSYFIDKAVSATIISAPDTYTTNTIPYILPIGENGFPITGYLSPGTYTLLVLDSCDNEFEIAIIVSNPNAVAPIVFVIEGCEVGFGSLNLNGINTFQSVVLITAPQSFPFPLPYNVSSNININGDLILTGLPAGDYVFEWIDVCGAQSSSNVTIQGYSFSTNVEVFENCGSFDLGLYHTSNNFAAPSFWLQKYDPVSGNWGHPLTGVVYVDGTQLTATNSINLMNNTINYNLPYFGQFRIMKRYQVVSNGNIAQYCNEFLYEFEFTGLPRINNIYSFSCGNNLRDVIVDASGVPPLLYRIIEKNGNPFLIENANSTTFLSLEIGIYTFQIEDSCGNLRNSEFEISESVLFEIVPSSICIGETVTLLTPNFSFLTYQWWLNDNSSVIISTSNSLVIPNYSPALHNGVYHVLITNPNNPSSCINLELEFEINSTDILPEAGEGSNETFCGPQATLDLFTFLSGTYSTAGVWTEITTSGTLNQNNWDTSNLSPGEYQFTYRVEGNCDSFDESFVNITILETPESPIASVDSLICESNSVQLYATTIPDAVYQWVGPNGFSSNEQNPIIDSISSVNNGTYTVSIETNGCPSTPSSVEVLVSEVPEFSLENLCINDRMMVTASHSGQTLDNPNLIFSWTGPNGFTSSQNPIDITGLTKGIYTLTITNEFGCSAEEFIDITKTICTIPKGLSPNGDGLNDTFDLTDLGENLKVKIYNRYGMVVYELDGYVNQWRGQDKRGNLLPSATYYYYVEFDNGEGRTGWVYLTTTE, encoded by the coding sequence ATGAGCAAATTGGCATTAATAAACCGAAAATTTTTGTTTTTACTTTTTTTTCATCTTTTTTTCTTTAATTTTTCGTTTGCTCAACTCAGTGACTTTACTCTACAAGTCGCATCAACAAATGAAACGTGTACTGCAAATGGAACGCTAACTTTTACTGTTTCAGGAATTACTGCCGGGGCAAGTGTTACTTATTCTGTCTATAAATTACCTGATTTAATAACGCCTGTAGCTGTTTTAAATACATCTACGTTAAATGGCTTAACCTCAGGAACTTATACAGTAATAGCAACTCAGACATTCGGGGCGTTAAGTAATTCGCAGGTGCAAACAGTTGATATTCAGGATTTAACAGTTGTGTTAACCTATCAATTGATAGGACAAAATGAATTATGTGGGTCTGATGGAGTGATTAGTGTTAATGTGCTCACCGGAACAGCACAATCGTATGAAATTATTTCTGGACCTGTAACTGTTCCATTGCAAACAACTAATGTCTTTACAGGATTAACAGGAGGAACATACGTAGTTCGAGTTTTTGATGTTTGTGGAGATGCCTCTGTGCAAACATTCATCTTGTTTTCTTCACAAACAAGCTTAACTGTAGAAGTAGAATCTGGAGCAGAATGGTTGAACTGTACTACTTCAACAGTGGCACTTTCTGTTTTGCCTGGTAATGGAATGATTGTTTATCCACTTACGATTCAGTTCACTATTAATCCTCCAAATGCTAATCAGATTATTATAAATCAAACAATTAATTCATTAGGAGAAGAATATATTATTGTTCAAGGCTATCAAATTTTTGACGGCGAAACATATAGTTACTCATACACTATCACTGACGCTTGCGGAAATGAAGTTACAGGAGATGGTTCATTAACACATTCTAATCCATCCCCTGCAGCTTTAGAACTTGAAAAAAATTGTGAAGAAATTTCATATTATATTAATCATGCACAAAGTGCAACCATAATTAGTGCTCCAGCTACCTATCTGACAAATGCAATCCCATACACTATGCCAATTGGAGGCAATGGGTTTCCGGTAACCGGTTTTTTAGTTGAGGGCAACTATGTTATAACTGGTGTAGATATATGCGGAAATGATTTTCAGTTGTCTATTCAAGTTCAAATTCCTGAACCAGAACCACCAACTGCCATTGAAATTGATTCTGCTTGTCAAGGAAAATCTTACTTTATAGATAAAGCAGTAAGTGCTACTATAATAAGTGCCCCAGATACATACACAACAAATACTATCCCGTATATTTTGCCAATTGGCGAAAATGGTTTTCCAATAACAGGATATTTATCACCCGGAACTTATACTCTTTTAGTCTTAGATAGTTGCGATAATGAATTTGAAATTGCAATTATTGTTAGCAATCCAAATGCTGTAGCCCCAATAGTTTTTGTAATTGAGGGTTGCGAAGTAGGCTTTGGTTCGTTAAATTTAAATGGAATCAATACATTTCAATCGGTTGTTTTAATTACTGCTCCGCAAAGTTTTCCCTTTCCTCTTCCGTACAATGTTAGTTCCAATATTAATATAAATGGTGATTTAATTCTCACAGGATTACCGGCTGGGGATTATGTTTTCGAATGGATTGATGTTTGTGGTGCTCAATCCTCCAGTAATGTTACAATTCAAGGGTATTCTTTCTCCACCAATGTAGAAGTTTTTGAAAATTGTGGTTCCTTTGATTTAGGGTTGTATCATACCAGTAATAATTTTGCAGCTCCATCATTTTGGTTGCAAAAATATGATCCGGTATCAGGAAATTGGGGACATCCACTTACTGGAGTTGTTTATGTAGATGGAACTCAACTAACGGCAACAAACTCTATAAATTTGATGAACAATACCATTAATTATAATTTACCCTATTTTGGGCAATTTAGAATTATGAAACGATATCAAGTTGTTAGTAACGGAAATATTGCTCAATATTGTAATGAGTTTCTTTATGAATTTGAATTCACAGGTTTACCAAGAATAAACAATATTTACAGCTTCTCTTGTGGCAACAATTTACGAGATGTTATTGTAGATGCATCGGGAGTTCCACCTTTGTTATATAGAATTATTGAAAAAAACGGTAATCCTTTTTTAATTGAAAACGCAAATTCAACCACTTTTCTTTCATTAGAAATCGGAATTTATACTTTTCAAATCGAAGATAGTTGTGGAAATTTAAGAAATAGTGAATTTGAAATTTCTGAATCTGTTTTGTTTGAAATAGTGCCCTCATCCATTTGTATAGGTGAAACAGTAACTTTATTAACACCCAATTTCTCTTTTTTAACTTATCAGTGGTGGCTGAATGATAATTCTTCGGTTATTATTAGTACTTCAAATTCGTTGGTAATCCCAAATTATTCACCCGCACTTCATAATGGAGTATATCATGTACTTATAACCAATCCAAACAATCCAAGTAGTTGTATTAACTTAGAATTAGAATTTGAAATTAATTCAACCGACATATTGCCCGAAGCAGGAGAAGGATCTAATGAAACTTTTTGTGGACCGCAGGCTACTTTAGATTTGTTTACATTTTTATCCGGAACATATTCAACCGCAGGAGTTTGGACAGAAATTACAACAAGCGGCACTCTTAATCAAAACAATTGGGATACCAGTAATTTAAGTCCTGGAGAATATCAATTTACATATAGAGTAGAAGGAAATTGTGATTCTTTTGACGAATCATTTGTGAATATTACCATTTTAGAAACGCCTGAAAGCCCAATTGCTTCAGTTGATTCGCTAATTTGTGAAAGTAATTCTGTTCAACTTTATGCTACAACAATTCCAGATGCAGTTTATCAATGGGTTGGGCCAAACGGATTTTCATCCAATGAACAAAATCCAATCATTGATTCAATTTCTTCAGTAAATAATGGAACATATACGGTTTCAATTGAAACAAATGGCTGCCCATCCACTCCATCATCAGTTGAGGTTCTTGTTAGTGAAGTGCCTGAATTTAGTTTGGAAAATCTCTGTATTAACGACAGAATGATGGTTACGGCTTCACATTCAGGCCAAACACTTGATAATCCAAATCTAATTTTTTCATGGACTGGACCAAACGGATTTACAAGTTCTCAAAATCCGATAGATATAACTGGGCTTACAAAAGGAATTTATACATTAACTATAACCAATGAATTTGGTTGCTCTGCAGAAGAGTTTATTGATATCACGAAAACAATTTGTACTATTCCTAAAGGATTATCACCAAATGGTGATGGTCTTAACGATACATTTGATTTAACTGATTTAGGCGAAAACCTAAAAGTGAAAATTTATAATCGATATGGTATGGTGGTTTATGAACTTGATGGTTATGTAAATCAATGGCGAGGACAAGACAAAAGAGGAAATCTATTGCCAAGTGCAACCTACTATTATTATGTTGAATTTGATAATGGAGAAGGAAGAACGGGCTGGGTTTATTTAACAACAACCGAATAG
- a CDS encoding DUF389 domain-containing protein, with the protein MENSTPNRPIKSLWLNLKLLLKSTLDIREDTNHDSTIEEVKAGISIKGQGAWVLIFSILIASAGLNTSSPAVVIGAMLISPLMGPIVGIGLSLGINDVDLMRKAIKNFGIMVVLALFTSFLFFSIPIFQDETPELIARTYPDVRDVIIAFAGGFALIVALSRRNKQINTIAGVAIATALMPPLCTAGYGLATGKWPFFLGALFLFTINTIFIALATFIIVKSLKFPMKEYLNSSKRKRISQVLYFIAFLILAPSIYMFYGLYKKSDFERKVNLILNEFKENNDVILLNQQISYNDKTVAFATVGKSVTISLVNKWKDKLDKQGYGGVEFEIAQSVENLETQTMLEKLESTYYTSQQNLNNKEEIIVRQEKELLLLQKQLYLSEKSKVPFDQIANEIKINYTNVEEIAFSKLIKTNFKKMDTLPIIYLKWSKSASERNRKVDEAKIEKWLRLKLQTEKLQVERLN; encoded by the coding sequence ATGGAAAATAGTACGCCAAACAGACCGATTAAAAGTTTATGGTTAAATTTAAAGCTTTTATTAAAGTCTACCTTAGATATTCGGGAAGATACCAATCACGATTCAACGATTGAAGAAGTAAAAGCCGGAATTTCTATCAAAGGTCAAGGTGCTTGGGTATTAATTTTCTCTATTTTAATTGCATCTGCGGGACTAAACACAAGTTCACCAGCAGTTGTAATTGGTGCGATGTTAATTTCGCCATTGATGGGTCCAATTGTTGGAATTGGTTTGTCTTTAGGAATTAATGATGTTGATTTAATGCGAAAAGCCATCAAAAACTTCGGAATAATGGTTGTTTTAGCATTATTCACTTCCTTTTTGTTTTTTAGTATTCCCATTTTCCAAGATGAAACTCCCGAATTAATTGCCAGAACATATCCCGATGTTCGTGATGTAATCATTGCTTTTGCGGGTGGATTTGCACTAATCGTTGCATTAAGTAGAAGAAATAAGCAGATCAATACCATTGCAGGTGTAGCAATTGCAACTGCCTTAATGCCTCCACTTTGTACAGCAGGTTATGGTTTGGCAACGGGAAAATGGCCGTTTTTTTTAGGAGCTTTATTTCTATTTACGATTAACACAATTTTCATTGCATTAGCGACTTTTATAATTGTAAAGTCGTTGAAATTCCCAATGAAAGAATATTTGAATTCGTCTAAACGGAAACGAATTTCTCAAGTTCTTTATTTTATAGCTTTTTTGATTTTAGCACCAAGTATTTATATGTTCTATGGACTGTATAAAAAGTCAGATTTTGAACGAAAAGTGAATTTGATTTTAAATGAATTTAAAGAAAATAATGACGTAATTCTCTTGAATCAACAAATTAGTTACAACGATAAAACAGTTGCTTTTGCTACAGTTGGAAAATCTGTCACCATTTCATTAGTAAACAAATGGAAAGATAAATTAGATAAACAAGGGTATGGCGGAGTTGAATTTGAAATCGCTCAAAGTGTAGAAAATTTGGAAACGCAAACGATGTTGGAAAAGTTGGAATCCACTTATTATACTTCGCAACAAAATCTAAATAATAAAGAAGAAATAATTGTTCGGCAAGAAAAAGAACTTTTACTTTTGCAAAAGCAATTATATTTGAGTGAAAAAAGTAAAGTTCCTTTCGATCAAATTGCGAATGAAATTAAAATAAATTACACTAATGTGGAAGAGATTGCTTTTTCTAAATTGATTAAGACGAATTTTAAAAAGATGGATACACTACCAATCATTTATTTAAAATGGAGCAAGTCTGCAAGTGAAAGAAATAGAAAAGTAGATGAAGCAAAAATTGAGAAATGGTTAAGGTTAAAGCTTCAAACTGAAAAATTACAAGTTGAGCGACTAAATTAG
- a CDS encoding class I SAM-dependent methyltransferase, with translation MYEKTFPNKRFKITLEFLEKHLSKSETILDLGVENPFSTIMKENGFSVKNTIGEDLDNDQSTLQNENYSTVTAFEIFEHLLNPYTVLQNVKCDKLFISIPLRLWFSSAYRSKTDQWDRHYHEFEDWQLDWLLEKNGFKIVDSVRFTHPTNKIGFRPILRYFTNRYYLVYAVRQ, from the coding sequence ATGTACGAAAAAACATTTCCCAACAAACGATTCAAAATTACCCTTGAATTTCTGGAAAAACACCTTTCTAAATCAGAAACCATTCTCGATTTAGGAGTAGAAAATCCGTTTTCAACCATCATGAAAGAAAATGGTTTTTCTGTTAAAAACACCATCGGCGAAGATTTAGACAACGACCAATCTACCTTGCAAAACGAGAATTATTCTACCGTAACCGCTTTTGAAATTTTCGAACATTTACTCAATCCATACACCGTTTTACAAAATGTAAAATGCGACAAACTATTCATCTCCATTCCGCTACGACTATGGTTTTCATCGGCCTACCGCAGCAAAACAGATCAATGGGATCGCCATTACCACGAATTTGAAGACTGGCAACTCGATTGGCTTTTAGAAAAAAACGGGTTTAAAATTGTGGATAGTGTGAGGTTTACGCATCCCACTAATAAAATTGGGTTTCGTCCTATATTAAGGTATTTTACGAATCGGTATTATTTGGTTTACGCAGTTCGTCAATAA
- a CDS encoding lipocalin-like domain-containing protein: MKKLILLLVACVSLTSITSCSNDDDNSSASLEGKWEFSKYGYSFAGQEFLFDYEHTSGCTKDYIVFTSNTTTNHTFSSNGSGGCIEEIDNATYTRNGNVLTSNSDETIEIVSISDTTLKFRLLYEGENEEIPDGAAALIVLKRIN; the protein is encoded by the coding sequence ATGAAAAAATTAATTTTATTATTAGTTGCTTGCGTTTCATTAACGTCAATTACATCTTGTTCTAACGACGATGACAACTCATCTGCATCATTAGAAGGAAAATGGGAATTTTCAAAATATGGATATTCATTTGCTGGACAAGAATTCCTTTTTGATTACGAACACACCTCTGGTTGCACAAAAGATTACATTGTATTTACAAGTAACACAACCACAAACCACACGTTCTCAAGTAATGGTTCTGGTGGCTGTATTGAAGAAATTGATAATGCTACTTACACGAGAAATGGAAATGTATTGACATCAAATAGTGATGAAACAATTGAAATCGTTTCAATTTCCGATACTACTTTGAAATTCAGGCTCTTATATGAAGGAGAAAATGAGGAGATTCCAGATGGAGCTGCTGCTCTTATCGTTTTAAAAAGAATTAACTAA
- a CDS encoding glycosyltransferase family 2 protein: MKYYIIIPTFNEEKFISLTLQSLVEQTVLPSKVVVVNDGSTDKTEEIIKSFVEKHAFISLVNKNSEAIHLPGSKVIHAFNKGLETVDDNYDFIVKADADLIFPPNYFETIINHFQSDSSIGMVGGFAYIEKNGEWILENLTDKDHIRGAFKAYRKACFEEIGGLKPAMGWDTVDELLCKFYNWKFVTDSSLQVKHLKPTGANYNQAARFKQGEAFYSLGYGFWITAIASLKLALLKKKPFLFFDYLQGFWKAKSAKKPLLVTSEQAKFIKKYRIHKIKEKIRIF, translated from the coding sequence ATGAAATATTATATCATCATACCAACTTTTAACGAAGAAAAATTTATTTCACTCACTTTACAGTCGCTAGTGGAACAAACGGTTTTGCCTTCCAAAGTGGTGGTGGTGAATGATGGTTCAACAGATAAAACCGAAGAAATCATAAAATCCTTTGTTGAAAAACATGCTTTTATTTCTTTGGTAAACAAAAATTCCGAAGCCATTCATCTTCCGGGAAGTAAAGTCATTCATGCCTTCAATAAAGGATTAGAAACAGTAGATGACAACTATGATTTTATCGTAAAAGCCGATGCCGATTTAATTTTTCCTCCCAATTATTTCGAAACAATTATCAACCATTTTCAATCCGATTCATCAATTGGAATGGTCGGTGGATTTGCTTACATCGAAAAAAATGGCGAATGGATTTTAGAAAATCTAACCGACAAAGACCACATACGCGGAGCATTCAAAGCCTACCGAAAAGCCTGTTTTGAAGAAATTGGCGGATTAAAACCGGCAATGGGTTGGGATACCGTAGACGAATTGCTTTGTAAATTCTACAATTGGAAATTCGTAACCGATTCATCCTTACAAGTCAAACACCTCAAACCTACCGGAGCCAATTACAACCAAGCCGCACGATTTAAACAAGGTGAAGCGTTTTATAGTTTGGGATATGGTTTTTGGATCACGGCTATTGCTTCTTTAAAATTGGCTCTGCTCAAGAAAAAACCTTTCTTATTTTTCGATTACCTTCAAGGTTTTTGGAAAGCAAAATCAGCAAAAAAGCCGCTTTTAGTCACATCTGAACAAGCAAAATTTATAAAAAAATATCGCATACATAAGATTAAAGAAAAAATTCGAATATTTTAA
- a CDS encoding MlaE family ABC transporter permease has product MLKMLTHIGKYFLMLKEVFNKPLKWSAMRTLIFKEIDDLIIGSLGIVAFISFFVGGVVAIQTALNLTNPLIPKYLIGFATRQSVILEFAPTFISIIMAGKMGSFITSSIGTMRVTEQIDALEVMGVNSLNYLVFPKIIALLLYPFVIGISMFLGILGGWMAGVYGGFTSSDEFIMGLQTEFIPFHIAYAFIKTMIFAIILATIPSYHGYYMKGGALEVGKASTVSFVWSSVAIILANYILTQLLLSK; this is encoded by the coding sequence ATGCTAAAAATGCTTACACACATAGGGAAATATTTCCTGATGCTGAAAGAAGTCTTCAACAAACCACTCAAATGGAGTGCGATGAGGACGTTAATCTTTAAAGAAATCGATGATTTAATTATTGGTTCTTTAGGAATTGTTGCTTTCATCTCCTTCTTTGTTGGCGGAGTTGTAGCCATTCAAACGGCATTGAACCTTACCAATCCATTAATACCAAAATACCTCATTGGTTTTGCCACAAGACAATCGGTTATTCTGGAATTTGCTCCAACGTTTATTTCCATCATCATGGCCGGAAAAATGGGTTCGTTTATCACTTCAAGTATTGGAACGATGCGAGTTACCGAGCAAATCGACGCATTGGAAGTAATGGGAGTCAATTCATTAAACTATTTGGTTTTCCCAAAAATAATTGCCCTTCTACTCTATCCTTTTGTGATTGGTATTAGTATGTTCTTAGGGATTTTAGGCGGCTGGATGGCCGGAGTTTACGGTGGTTTCACTTCCAGTGACGAATTTATTATGGGATTACAAACAGAATTTATTCCGTTTCATATTGCGTATGCATTTATTAAAACGATGATTTTTGCCATTATTTTGGCGACCATTCCATCTTATCACGGCTATTATATGAAAGGTGGAGCTTTAGAAGTTGGTAAAGCGAGTACCGTATCCTTTGTTTGGTCTTCGGTGGCAATTATATTGGCCAATTATATTTTAACCCAATTATTGTTGAGCAAATGA
- a CDS encoding ABC transporter ATP-binding protein, translating into MIEIKNIEKSFGEHKVLKGISSVFETGKTNLIIGQSGSGKTVLLKTLLGIHSPDSGTISFDGRIYSELSADEKRALRTEIGMVFQGSALFDSMTVEENVGFPLKMFTKQTPKEIQERVDFVLKRVNLVDAHKKKPSEISGGMQKRVAIARAIVNKPKYLFCDEPNSGLDPKTAIVIDNLIKEITEEYDITTVINTHDMNSVMEIGEKIIFLKEGILAWEGTKKDIFKTDNEAIVDFVYSSNLFKKIRKAQNKGE; encoded by the coding sequence ATGATAGAAATTAAAAACATAGAAAAGTCATTTGGCGAACATAAAGTTTTAAAAGGAATTTCCTCTGTTTTTGAAACGGGGAAAACCAACTTAATTATTGGTCAAAGTGGTTCAGGAAAAACTGTTTTACTTAAAACATTATTAGGAATTCATTCGCCAGACTCAGGAACAATTTCGTTTGACGGAAGAATTTATTCTGAATTATCTGCCGATGAAAAAAGAGCTTTACGCACAGAAATTGGAATGGTTTTTCAAGGAAGTGCTTTGTTTGACAGCATGACCGTGGAAGAAAATGTTGGTTTTCCGTTGAAAATGTTTACCAAACAAACGCCAAAAGAAATTCAAGAACGCGTTGATTTTGTTTTAAAAAGAGTAAATTTAGTGGATGCTCATAAAAAGAAACCTTCTGAAATTTCGGGTGGTATGCAAAAAAGGGTTGCGATTGCCAGAGCAATTGTGAACAAGCCTAAATATCTTTTTTGTGACGAACCCAACTCCGGATTAGACCCTAAAACAGCGATAGTAATTGATAATTTGATTAAAGAAATTACAGAAGAATACGACATTACAACCGTTATCAATACCCACGACATGAACTCTGTGATGGAAATTGGCGAAAAAATCATCTTCCTTAAAGAAGGAATTCTTGCTTGGGAAGGCACGAAAAAAGACATCTTCAAAACAGACAACGAAGCCATTGTTGATTTTGTCTATTCCTCTAATTTATTCAAAAAAATCAGAAAAGCTCAGAACAAAGGAGAATAA
- a CDS encoding cation:proton antiporter — protein sequence MIFLIGIDFSLPLKNPVLLFSLILFIILFAPIILNKLRIPHLIGLIIAGAIIGPNGFNLIARDMSIILFGTVGLQYIMFLAGLEIDLAEFKKNSSKSLVFGLLTFSIPMTIGTLVGFYVLEFSMPTSVLLASMFASHTLIAYPIVSKLGVAKNKAVNITVGGTMITDTLALLVLAVIAGMQAGEINQEFWIRLIISVIAFGLVVMLVFPIIGRWFFKRFDDNISQYIFVLAMVFLGCTLAELAGIEAIIGAFLAGLSLNRLIPHTSPLMNRIEFVGNALFIPFFLIGVGMLIDYKAFIKDWNTLEVAGIMTVCAIVGKYLPALITQKIYGFSVDERRLIFGLSNAQAAATLAAVLVGFNIIVDYKSVTEYNEIHLKNNKLTTENHSELIFGLENGEFPKLGNMAIIGGVPANGVYKLIDKTEMVFTQGRLADIKMPNRLLNESVLNGTILMILITCTIASFVAQKGAYNIALMEDDSDEQEEGKPTDGDERILIPMKNIDTVEELIQFAVTIKSKKNKTGLFALNVINNNSSSLSKESKAKKIVDKAAVVASATDNRLNMLMRYDLNILNGITSVVREQKISDIILGQTESLGSSDSMYGPLTDGVLNKCNATTFIYKSVQPISTIKRYVVVIPERAEREIGFPFWLLKIWNLGKNTGSKIVFYGSETTINFIKDIHSKHPVDAAFNVFSDWDDFLILSRSIIKDDALVVVMSRKPNLSYNAIMSHIPTYMNKYFDKNNVVLIYPLQLGIDGNSKIDLKNPGALDTFTENLERLDDVAKMIGKLFKKK from the coding sequence ATGATTTTTTTAATAGGAATTGATTTTTCTTTACCACTCAAGAATCCGGTATTATTGTTCTCATTAATACTGTTCATCATTCTATTTGCCCCAATTATATTAAATAAATTACGAATCCCACACCTTATCGGATTAATTATTGCCGGAGCCATCATCGGACCAAATGGTTTCAATTTAATTGCTCGTGATATGAGTATTATTTTGTTTGGAACGGTTGGTTTACAATACATTATGTTCTTGGCAGGTTTAGAAATTGATTTAGCTGAATTCAAGAAAAACAGTTCAAAAAGTTTAGTATTTGGACTTCTCACATTTTCAATTCCAATGACAATTGGAACTTTGGTAGGTTTTTATGTTTTAGAATTTTCTATGCCAACTTCAGTTTTATTGGCTAGTATGTTTGCTTCCCATACGTTAATCGCTTATCCCATCGTTAGTAAATTAGGAGTTGCAAAAAATAAAGCAGTCAATATAACCGTTGGCGGAACAATGATTACTGATACATTGGCTCTTTTGGTTTTAGCTGTCATCGCAGGTATGCAAGCAGGTGAGATTAATCAGGAGTTCTGGATTCGTTTGATTATTTCTGTGATTGCTTTCGGTTTGGTTGTAATGTTGGTTTTTCCCATAATTGGAAGATGGTTTTTCAAACGATTTGATGATAATATTTCCCAATATATTTTTGTTTTAGCAATGGTTTTTTTGGGATGTACTTTGGCGGAATTAGCAGGAATTGAAGCCATTATCGGAGCTTTCTTAGCCGGATTATCCCTAAATCGATTGATTCCACACACTTCTCCGTTAATGAATCGAATTGAATTTGTTGGTAACGCACTTTTCATTCCGTTCTTTCTTATCGGAGTTGGAATGTTGATTGATTACAAAGCTTTTATTAAAGATTGGAATACATTAGAAGTTGCCGGAATTATGACGGTTTGTGCGATTGTTGGAAAATACCTTCCAGCCTTAATTACTCAAAAAATTTATGGTTTTTCTGTCGATGAACGAAGATTAATTTTCGGATTAAGTAATGCTCAGGCCGCTGCAACCTTAGCCGCTGTTTTGGTCGGATTTAATATAATTGTCGATTATAAAAGTGTGACAGAATATAATGAGATTCATCTTAAAAATAATAAGCTAACAACCGAAAATCATTCTGAATTAATTTTTGGATTAGAAAATGGTGAATTTCCTAAATTGGGAAATATGGCTATAATTGGCGGTGTTCCTGCAAATGGTGTATATAAATTGATAGATAAAACAGAAATGGTTTTTACACAAGGTCGCTTAGCAGATATAAAAATGCCAAACCGATTACTGAATGAAAGTGTGCTTAACGGAACCATTTTGATGATTTTAATCACGTGCACTATTGCTTCGTTTGTGGCTCAAAAAGGAGCTTACAATATCGCTTTGATGGAAGATGATTCTGATGAACAAGAGGAAGGAAAACCGACCGATGGTGACGAAAGGATCCTTATTCCGATGAAAAATATCGACACGGTTGAAGAACTTATTCAATTTGCCGTTACCATAAAATCAAAGAAAAACAAAACCGGACTTTTCGCTTTAAACGTTATTAATAATAATTCTTCGTCCTTATCTAAAGAATCGAAAGCTAAAAAAATCGTTGATAAAGCGGCTGTCGTTGCTTCGGCGACAGACAATAGGCTAAATATGTTGATGCGATATGATTTGAATATTTTAAACGGCATTACAAGTGTGGTTAGAGAACAAAAAATATCCGATATCATTTTAGGTCAAACCGAAAGTTTAGGTTCTAGTGACAGTATGTATGGTCCGCTAACTGATGGTGTTTTAAACAAATGTAATGCAACAACTTTTATTTATAAATCGGTTCAACCCATTTCAACCATAAAAAGATATGTGGTAGTGATTCCGGAACGTGCTGAGCGTGAAATCGGTTTCCCATTTTGGTTATTAAAAATATGGAATTTAGGAAAAAATACCGGTTCAAAAATTGTTTTTTATGGAAGTGAAACCACCATCAATTTCATTAAAGACATTCATTCAAAACACCCAGTAGATGCCGCATTTAATGTGTTTTCTGATTGGGATGACTTTTTAATTCTGTCAAGAAGCATTATCAAAGATGATGCATTGGTCGTTGTGATGAGTCGAAAACCAAATTTGTCTTACAATGCCATTATGAGTCATATTCCGACTTACATGAACAAATATTTTGATAAAAATAATGTGGTTTTGATTTATCCGCTACAATTAGGGATAGATGGAAACTCCAAAATAGATTTAAAAAATCCCGGAGCATTAGATACATTTACAGAGAATTTAGAAAGACTTGATGACGTTGCAAAAATGATAGGAAAATTGTTTAAGAAGAAATAG